A genomic segment from Zonotrichia albicollis isolate bZonAlb1 chromosome 21, bZonAlb1.hap1, whole genome shotgun sequence encodes:
- the SPTAN1 gene encoding spectrin alpha chain, non-erythrocytic 1 isoform X8, whose amino-acid sequence MLSSFRKVKVQKMDPSGVKVLETAEDIQERRQQVLDRYHRFKELSSLRRQKLEDSYRFQFFQRDADELEKWIQEKLQIASDENYKDPSNLQGKLQKHQAFEAEVQANSGAIIKLDETGNQMINEGHFASETIRTRLQELHRLWELLMEKMREKGVKLLQAQKLVQYLRECEDVLDWINDKEAIVTSEELGQDLEHVEVLQKKFEEFQTDLAAHEERVNEVNQFAGKLIQETHPEEELIKGKQDEVNASWQRLKGLALQRQGKLFGAAEVQRFNRDVDETISWIKEKGQLMASDDFGRDLASVQALLRKHEGLERDLAALEDKVKALCAEADRLQQSHPINASQIQVKREELIANWEQIRTLAAERHARLNDSYRLQRFLADFRDLTSWVTEMKALINADELANDVAGAEALLDRHQEHKGEIDAHEDSFKSADESGQALLSAGHYASDEVKEKLTILSDERSALLELWELRRQQYEQCMDLQLFYRDTEQVDNWMSKQEAFLLNEDLGDSLDSVEALLKKHEDFEKSLSAQEEKITALDEFATKLIQNNHYAMDDVATRRDALLSRRNALHERAMRRRAQLADSFHLQQFFRDSDELKSWVNEKMKTATDEAYKDPSNLQGKVQKHQAFEAELSANQSRIDALEKAGQKLIDVKHYASDEVAARMNEVISLWKKLLEATELKGIKLREANQQQQFNRNVEDIELWLYEVEGHLASDDYGKDLTNVQNLQKKHALLEADVAAHQDRIDGITIQARQFQEAGHFDADNIKKKQEALVARYEALKDPMVARKQKLADSLRLQQLFRDIEDEETWIREKEPIAASTNRGKDLIGVQNLLKKHQALQAEIAGHEPRIKAVTQKGNAMVEEGHFAAEDVKVKLNELNQKWDSLKAKASQRRQDLEDSLQAQQYFADANEAESWMREKEPIVGSTDYGKDEDSAEALLKKHEALMSDLSAYGSSIQALREQAQACRQQVAPTDDETGKELVLALYDYQEKSPREVTMKKGDILTLLNSTNKDWWKVEVNDRQGFVPAAYVKKLDPAQSASRENLLEEQGSIALRQEQIDNQYHSLLELGEKRKGMLEKSCKKFMLFREANELQQWINEKEAALTSEEVGADLEQVEVLQKKFDDFQKDLKANESRLKDINKVAKDLESEGLMADEVQAVQQQEVYGMMPRDETDSKTASPWKSARLMVHTVATFNSIKELNERWRSLQQLAEERSQLLGSAHEVQRFHRDADETKEWIEEKNQALNTDNYGHDLASVQALQRKHEGFERDLAALGDKVNSLGETAQRLIQSHPESAEDLQEKCTELNQAWNSLGKRADQRKEKLGDSHDLQRFLSDFRDLMSWINGIRGLVSSDELAKDVTGAEALLERHQEHRTEIDARAGTFQAFEQFGQQLLAHGHYASPEIKEKLDILDQERTDLEKAWVQRRMMLDQCLELQLFHRDCEQAENWMAAREAFLNTEDKGDSLDSVEALIKKHEDFDKAINVQEEKIAVLQSFADQLIAADHYAKGVIANRRNEVLDRWLRLKAQMIEKRSKLGESQTLQQFSRDVDEIEAWISEKLQTASDESYKDPTNIQSKHQKHQAFEAELHANADRIRGVIDMGNSLIERGACAGSEDAVKARLAALADQWQFLVQKSAEKSQKLKEANKQQNFNTGIKDFDFWLSEVEALLASEDYGKDLASVNNLLKKHQLLEADISAHEDRLKDLNSQADSLMTSSAFDTSQVKDKRETINGRFQRIKGMASARRAKLNESHRLHQFFRDMDDEESWIKEKKLLVSSEDYGRDLTGVQNLRKKHKRLEAELAAHEPAIQGVLDTGKKLSDDNTIGKEEIQQRLAQFVDHWKELKQLAAARGQRLEESLEYQQFVANVEEEEAWINEKMTLVASEDYGDTLAAIQGLLKKHEAFETDFTVHKDRVNDVCANGEDLIKKNNHHEANITAKMKGLRGKVSDLEKAAAQRKAKLDENSAFLQFNWKADVVESWIGEKENSLKTDDYGRDLSSVQTLLTKQETFDAGLQAFQQEGIANITALKDQLLAAKHIQSKAIEARHASLMKRWNQLLANSATRKKKLLEAQEHFRKVEDLFLTFAKKASAFNSWFENAEEDLTDPVRCNSLEEIKALREAHDAFRSSLSSAQADFNQLAELDRQIKSFRVASNPYTWFTMEALEETWRNLQKIIKERELELQKEQRRQEENDKLRQEFAQHANAFHQWIQETRTYLLDGSCMVEESGTLESQLEATKRKHQEIRAMRSQLKKIEDLGAAMEEALILDNKYTEHSTVGLAQQWDQLDQLGMRMQHNLEQQIQARNTTGVTEEALKEFSMMFKHFDKDKSGRLNHQEFKSCLRSLGYDLPMVEEGEPDPEFESILDTVDPNRDGHVSLQEYMAFMISRETENVKSSEEIESAFRALSSEGKPYVTKEELYQNLTREQADYCISHMKPYMDGKGRELPAAYDYIEFTRSLFVN is encoded by the exons GAAACACATCCTGAAGAGGAGCTGATAAAGGGCAAACAAGATGAAGTAAATGCAAGCTGGCAGCGTCTGAAGGGACTTGCACTTCAGAGGCAGGGAAAACTCTTTGGGGCAGCTGAAGTTCAGCGTTTCAACAG GGATGTGGATGAAACAATCAGCTGGATTAAGGAGAAAGGGCAGTTGATGGCCTCAGATGATTTTGGCAGAGACTTGGCCAGCGTGCAGGCGTTGCTGCGCAAGCACGAAGGCCTGGAAAGAGACCTGGCAGCTCTGGAGGATAAG GTGAAGGCCCTGTGTGCAGAAGCTGACCGTTTGCAGCAGTCTCACCCAATAAATGCTTCCCAAATCCAAGTGAAACGCGAGGAGCTCATCGCCAACTGGGAGCAGATCCGCACGCTGGCCGCGGAGAGGCACGCTCGCCTCAACGACTCCTACAG GCTGCAGCGCTTTCTCGCGGACTTCCGAGACCTCACCAGCTGGGTGACTGAGATGAAGGCTCTGATAAATGCTGATGAACTTGCCAATGATGTGGCTGGGGCAGAAGCCCTTCTAGACAGACATCAGGAACATAAG GGAGAAATTGATGCCCATGAAGACAGCTTCAAATCTGCTGATGAGTCAGGCCAGGCTTTGCTCTCTGCTGGGCACTATGCTTCTGATGAAGTTAAAGAAAAG CTGACCATCCTCTCAGATGAAAGGTCTGccttgctggagctgtgggagctcCGCAGGCAGCAGTATGAGCAGTGCATGGACCTGCAGCTTTTCTACAGAGACACTGAACAAGTTGACAACTGGATGAGCAAGCAAGAA GCTTTTCTGCTGAATGAAGACCTTGGTGATTCTCTGGACAGTGTGGAAGCTCTTCTGAAGAAGCATGAAGACTTTGAGAAATCCCTAAGTGCCCAAGAGGAGAAAATCACA GCATTAGATGAGTTTGCTACTAAGTTGATTCAGAATAACCACTATGCCATGGATGATGTTGCTACACGCAGAGATGCT ctgctgaGCCGCCGAAATGCCCTTCATGAAAGAGCCATGCGCCGCCGCGCTCAGCTGGCGGATTCTTTCCATCTGCAGCAGTTTTTCCGAGATTCTGATGAGCTCAAGAGCTGGGTTAATGAAAAGATGAAAACTGCAACTGATGAGGCCTACAAG GATCCATCCAACTTGCAAGGTAAAGTTCAGAAGCACCAGGCTTTTgaagcagagctgtctgccAACCAGAGCCGGATCGATGCCCTGGAGAAAGCCGGCCAGAAGCTCATTGATGTCAAGCACTACGCGTCCGACGAGGTGGCAGCTCGCATGAATGAAGTCATCAGCTTGTGGAAGAAACTTCTGGAGGCCACTGAGCTCAAAG GTATAAAGCTGCGAGAAGCcaatcagcagcagcagttcaaTCGCAATGTGGAGGACATTGAGCTCTGGCTCTATGAAGTAGAAGGACACCTGGCTTCTGATGATTATGGAAAAGACCTTACTAATGTTCAGAATCTTCAGAAGAAGCATGCACTGCTAGAGGCAGATGTTGCTGCCCATCAG GATCGGATAGATGGCATTACCATCCAGGCACGCCAGTTCCAGGAGGCTGGGCACTTTGATGCTGACAATATCAAGAAGAAACAAGAGGCTTTGGTGGCTCGTTACGAAGCTCTGAAGGACCCCATGGTGGCTCGCAAGCAGAAACTCGCGGATTCTCTTCgcctgcagcagcttttccgTGACATTGAGGATGAGGAGACCTGGATTAGGGAAAAAGAGCCTATTGCAGCTTCAACAAACAGAG GCAAGGACTTAATTGGTGTCCAGAATCTGTTAAAGAAGCACCAGGCTTTGCAGGCAGAAATTGCAGGCCATGAGCCTCGCATTAAAGCAGTCACACAGAAGGGAAATGCTATGGTGGAAGAAG GACACTTTGCAGCTGAGGATGTCAAAGTCAAACTGAACGAGCTGAACCAGAAGTGGGACTCTCTGAAAGCCAAAGCGTCGCAGCGGCGGCAGGACCTGGAGGAttccctgcaggctcagcaGTACTTTGCTGATGCTAATGAGGCCGAATCCTGGATGAGGGAGAAGGAGCCCATTGTAGGCAGTACAGACTATGGGAAAGATGAAGACTCTGCTGAG GCTCTTCTGAAGAAACATGAAGCTTTGATGTCTGATCTCTCCGCTTATGGCAGCAGCATCCAGGCATTGAGGGAGCAGGCCCAGGCATGCAGG caacaAGTTGCTCCCACAGATGATGAAACTGGAAAAGAGCTGGTTCTGGCACTCTATGATTACCAGGAGAAGAGTCCCCGGGAGGTGACAATGAAGAAGGGAGATATCCTCACCTTACTCAACAGCACCAACAAG GACTGGTGGAAGGTGGAAGTCAATGACCGCCAGGGCTTTGTCCCTGCTGCCTATGTGAAGAAACTGGACCCTGCCCAGTCGGCGTCGCGAGAGAACCtcctggaggagcagggcagcatcgcgctgcgccaggagcagATCGACAACCA GTATCACTCTCTCCTGGAACTGGGAGAAAAACGTAAAGGCATGTTGGAAAAAAGCTGCAAGAAGTTCATGCTTTTCCGTGAAGCCAACGAGCTGCAGCAGTGGATCAATGAGAAGGAAGCAGCACTCACCAGTGAGGAAGTGGGTGCTGATCTGGAGCAGGTGGAGGTTCTGCAGAAGAAATTTGATGATTTTCAGAAG GATCTCAAAGCCAATGAGTCACGCCTGAAGGACATAAACAAGGTTGCCAAGGACCTGGAGTCAGAAGGGCTGATGGCAGATGAAGTACAGGCAGTACAGCAACAG GAAGTCTATGGGATGATGCCCAGG GATGAAACCGATTCTAAGACAGCCTCTCCTTGGAAG TCTGCACGTTTGATGGTACACACTGTGGCAACCTTCAACTCAATCAAG GAGCTGAATGAGCGCTGGagatccctgcagcagctggcagaggagaggAGCCAGTTGTTGGGCAGTGCCCACGAGGTCCAGAGGTTCCACAG AGATGCTGATGAAACCAAAGAATGGATAGAGGAGAAGAATCAAGCATTAAATACAGACAACTATGGGCATGACCTGGCCAGTGTTCAGGCTCTGCAGCGCAAACATGAAGGCTTTGAGAGAGACTTGGCAGCTCTGGGAGACAAG GTGAATTCTCTTGGTGAAACTGCCCAGCGCCTAATCCAGTCACATCCAGAATCTGCTGAAGATCTCCAAGAAAAATGCACTGAGCTGAACCAGGCTTGGAATAGTCTGGGGAAGCGAGCTGACCAGCGCAAGGAGAAGCTGGGAGATTCTCATGACCTGCAGCGTTTCCTCAGTGACTTCAG GGACCTCATGTCTTGGATCAATGGCATCCGGGGCCTGGTCTCCTCAGATGAACTCGCAAAGGATGTGACTGGAGCTGAAGCTTTATTGGAAAGGCACCAG GAGCACCGCACGGAAATAGATGCAAGAGCTGGCACTTTCCAGGCATTTGAACAGTTTGGGCAACAGCTTCTTGCCCATGGACACTATGCCAGCCCTGAGATCAAGGAGAAACTGGATATTCTGGACCAAGAACGGACAGACCTGGAGAAGGCCTGGGTCCAGCGCAGAATGATGCTGGACCAGTGCCTGGAACTACAG CTGTTTCATCGGGACTGTGAACAAGCTGAAAACTGGATGGCTGCCCGCGAGGCTTTCCTAAACACAGAGGACAAAGGAGACTCCTTGGACAGTGTGGAGGCACTCATCAAGAAACATGAAGATTTTGATAAAGCAATCAATGTCCAG GAAGAGAAAATTGCTGTCCTGCAGTCCTTTGCTGACCAGCTGATTGCTGCAGATCATTACGCCAAGGGCGTCATCGCCAACAGGCGCAACGAGGTCCTGGACAG GTGGCTTCGTCTGAAAGCCCAAATGATTGAGAAGAGATCGAAGCTGGGAGAGTCTCAGACCCTGCAGCAGTTCAGTCGTGATGTGGATGAAATCGAAGCCTGGATCAGTGAAAAGCTTCAGACTGCAAGTGATGAGTCCTATAAGGATCCCACAAATATCCAG AGCAAGCACCAGAAGCACCAGGCCTTTGAGGCCGAGCTCCACGCCAACGCCGACCGCATCCGCGGCGTCATCGACATGGGCAACTCCCTCATCGAGAGGGGCGCGTGCGCCGGCAGCGAGGACGCCGTCAAG GCACgcctggctgccctggctgaTCAGTGGCAGTTCCTGGTACAGAAATCAGCAGAGAAGAGTCAGAAACTAAAAGAAGCTAATAAGCAACAGAATTTCAATACTGGCATCAAGGACTTTGACTTTTGGCTTTCAGAG GTGGAGGCTTTGTTGGCATCTGAAGACTATGGGAAGGACTTGGCATCTGTTAACAACCTTCTGAAAAAACACCAGTTACTGGAAGCTGATATATCTGCTCATGAG GACCGCCTGAAGGACCTGAACAGCCAGGCTGACAGCCTGATGACCAGCAGCGCCTTTGACACGTCCCAGGTGAAGGACAAGCGCGAGACCATCAACGGGCGCTTCCAGCGCATCAAGGGCATGGCCAGCGCCCGCCGCGCCAAGCTCAACGAGAGCCACCGCCTGCACCAGTTCTTCCGTGACATGGACGACGAGGAGTCCTGGATCAA AGAGAAGAAACTGTTGGTCAGCTCAGAGGACTATGGCAGAGACCTGACTGGTGTGCAGAACCTGAGGAAGAAACACAAGCGCTTGGAAGCAGAATTAGCTGCCCACGAACCTGCCATCCAG GGTGTCCTGGACACGGGTAAGAAGCTTTCAGATGACAACACAATTGGAAAGGAGGAGATACAGCAGAGACTGGCTCAGTTTGTGGATCACTGGAAAGAGTTAAAACAGCTGGCAGCTGCTAG GGGCCAGCGTCTGGAGGAGTCTCTGGAGTATCAGCAGTTTGTAGCAAATGTTGAGGAAGAAGAAGCCTGGATCAATGAGAAAATGACACTGGTAGCCAGTGAGGATTATGGGGACACACTTGCTGCTATCCAG GGCTTGCTGAAGAAGCATGAGGCATTTGAGACTGATTTTACTGTCCACAAGGACAGAGTGAATGATGTCTGTGCTAATGGAGAGGATCTCATTAAAAAG AACAATCACCACGAGGCAAACATCACTGCCAAGATGAAGGGGCTCAGAGGCAAGGTGTCAGATCtggagaaagcagcagctcagaggaaAGCCAAATTGGATGAGAACTCAGCCTTCCTCCAGTTCAACTGGAAAGCAGATGTGGTGGAGTCATGGATAG gagagaaggaaaacagtCTGAAGACAGATGATTATGGACGTGACCTCTCTTCAGTGCAAACCTTGCTCACCAAACAG GAAACGTTTGATGCTGGACTTCAGGCTTTCCAGCAGGAGGGAATTGCAAACATCACTGCTCTGAAAGATCAGCTGCTCGCAGCCAAGCACATCCAGTCCAAGGCCATCGAGGCCCGGCACGCTTCCTTGATGAAACGCTGGAATCAGCTACTGGCCAATTCTGCTACCAGGAAAAAGAAACTCTTGGAGGCTCAGGAGCACTTCAGAAAG gTTGAGGATCTCTTCCTGACCTTTGCAAAGAAGGCCTCTGCCTTCAACAGTTGGTTTGAGAATGCTGAGGAGGATCTGACAGATCCTGTGCGCTGCAACTCCCTGGAGGAAATCAAAGCCCTGAGAGAAGCTCACGACGCTTTCCGTTCCTCCCTCAGTTCTGCCCAAGCTGATTTCaaccagctggcagagctggatcGCCAGATCAAGAGCTTCCGTGTGGCCTCCAACCCCTACACTTGGTTCACTATGGAGGCTCTTGAAGAAACCTGGAGGAATCTGCAGAAAATTATCAAG GAACGTGAACTGGAGCTGCAGAAGGAACAGCGAAGGCAGGAAGAGAATGACAAACTGCGGCAGGAATTTGCTCAGcatgccaatgccttccatcaGTGGATTCAGGAGACCAG GACTTACCTGCTAGATGG GTCATGTATGGTGGAAGAATCGGGAACGCTGGAGTCACAGCTGGAAGCTACTAAA CGCAAGCACCAAGAGATCCGAGCTATGAGGAGCCAGCTAAAGAAAATTGAGGACCTTGGAGCAGCCATGGAAGAAGCACTTATCCTGGACAACAAATACACAGAACACAGCactgtggggctggcacagcagtgggACCAGCTGGACCAGCTGGGGATGAGGATGCAACACAacctggagcagcagatccAGGCCCG GAACACCACTGGAGTCACCGAGGAGGCCCTGAAGGAGTTCAGCATGATGTTCAA GCACTTTGACAAGGACAAATCTGGACGACTCAACCACCAGGAGTTTAAGTCTTGCTTGCGCTCTCTCGGCTACGATCTGCCCATGGTTGAGGAAGGAGAGCCAGACCCTGAGTTTGAGTCTATTCTTGACACTGTAGATCCCAACAG GGATGGACACGTCTCGCTGCAGGAGTACATGGCCTTCATGATCAGccgggaaacggagaacgtgaAATCCAGCGAGGAGATCGAGAGCGCTTTCCGCGCCCTCAGCTCCGAGGGGAAGCCCTACGTGACCAAGGAGGAGCTCTACCAG AACCTGACCCGGGAACAGGCCGATTATTGCATCTCCCACATGAAACCCTACATGGATGGCAAGGGCAGGGAACTGCCTGCTGCCTACGACTACATAGAATTTACACGTTCACTCTTTGTGAATTGA